From Zea mays cultivar B73 chromosome 3, Zm-B73-REFERENCE-NAM-5.0, whole genome shotgun sequence:
ttgaactattagctagattGTTTAGTTGTCTTCGACTAATTCTAGCTGCTACTATTGCTCTAGTGTATTCAAGCATGGTGAATCCTAAAATGATATATATTTAGGCCAAATGAAGTGCAAGAACAGCAGTGTGCGCGTGATCAAACAATCATCGTGAGAATATAGACACGAAAGAGTTTCACGACGAAATATCAAATCTAGTTTGTACGTAACATGACAACGACATCAAAGTATAAGAGGGAGTACCATGTACAGTTGTACGTAACAACAACATCAAATATTATGCAAACAGTCCTGATCCACTAGCACTACACAAAAAAACGTTGAAAACATCGGCTAAACTAAGAACGTTGATGTCGGCATACTTAAGAACGTCATTTTCCTTAGACTGACATACTTAAATTGTTTTCCTCACCATCACGAGCATTACAAATCCTAGGCTTCAGTTTCAAAGACATCACAGTTCACATGCAAAAAATACTAGAATTATCGATCGCAAATGGTACAAGAAAGTCTAATAAAGTTCAGACCATAAAAATTATCCACCAAATTTATTTATATCATTATAGTCTTCAATAAATAAAAACAGAGAATCACGGTTTATGCAAGCATCCATAGAGCCGGGTAGAGCTAATGCGGTTACTTTTTTATTATTTTGTGGGCTACCTAACATGGAATTCTAGAAACAGGAGTGTTTTGTGGTAAAAAAACAAGATCCCAGAAATACGGGACAAAACATTGAATTGTTTTCATTCCTGTTCCCGTGATATACCATCATGTTTCCGtctcattcttttctcccctgcaaTACAAAAATGATCTAGGTAAAAAAAACGGAATATGGTACCGGACGAAATGGGATTTTTACTATCCATTTTTATCCCAAATACCTCTGTTGGTTTCTTAAATATTGTATCCAAATTAACACTATATAAGAAAAAGGATACAATGGTACATGTGCCTAGTTGGATTGAGGGTGTCTAGATCTAGATGTAACGCTTAGAATTTATATTCTACCTTGTTCGGTGTAGGCACTACGGCATGGAATTAAAATTTGGAATCCGCTTTTTCTAAATTATGTTGTTTGGTTGCATATGGAATTGGAATTTGAAATTAGACCCATATGAATTTGACTATAATTAGAAACTATCTCCGTTCATCCCTTTGAATTGCGTGAAATTAGACCATACAATTCTAAATCCTAATTGAGTGACATCCAAAACAATAGAATTGAAACTATATCTTACTTCAGCGCTATGACTGATTTGATATTAATCCAAATTCAATTATATGCCCTCCATTTATACGTTCTGTTACCAGCTCGTCTTCTCTCTTTCAAAAAAATACACACACTACATTTCATCCTCACGTGTTttttttggaaaagtttttcttTTCTTCGTTTGTGAAAATGAAAGGCAAATAATTGGATCGCCAGTCAATTTGTAAGCTCAATCAAAGAGTCCCGTCTCATCCAGACCAGATCAGATCACGGACGACACAGACGGCCACCAAATCTGCACCTGCCCCAGATGCAGCAGAGGTAGTCGCCACGGCGCCACCTGCCCACTGCACTGCCCCCAGAGCCTCCAAGCTGCATATCGGAAGTGAAGCGCCTCGCAGTCCTCCTCTCGGATCTCGCGGTGGAAGTCGCCGGTCCACTCGATCAGCGAGCGAGTCGGTGCCGCGCGGCGGATTCCCCGACCCGAGCAAAGGAACCGGACATGCGGCCGCGGCTGGTGCTCTTCGGCGACTCCATAACCGAGCTGTCCTTCGCGTCCGGCGGATGGGGGGCCGCGCTCACCGACCGCTTCGCCCGCCAGGTACGTGCACTGCCTTGCGCGCTCCTCCCTGGGTCCTGGCGGCGCCGTCGGCTGGCCGGCTGGCCTTGATTTAGCGAACCCCGATCTGGCTGTGACTGCGCGCCCCTATTGTTCAGGCTGACGTGGTGCTGCGCGGGCTCAGCGGCTACAACACGCGGTGGGCGCTCAAGGTGCTGCCGCGGGCCATGGAGGgcgcggcgggcgcgggcgcgggcgcggaccCGGCGGCCGTGACAGTCTTCTTCGGCGCCAACGACGCCTCTCTGCCCGACCAGGTGCAGGCGCACCAGCACGTGCCGCTCAAGGAGTACCAGAGCAACCTCCGCGCCATCTGCGCCTATTTCAAGGTTATGGACTTATCTTGGATTCGGATGTCTTGGATTGGTCGCTCACCTATCCGTCGCTTGGGTTCTTCGATCGCAGGAGCGATGGCCCTCCACTGCTGTCATACTCATCACTCCCCCACCGATTTACGAGCCAGCGAGAATCCGGTAAACAAATACTAGATCCATTTGGAAGATACTCCTACTACAAATCAAATAAACCCACCGATATCACGCTTGTTCGCTCTACTGATGATGCTAGCTTTCTGCGGGGAATGTCGTGGTCGATCGACGATCATGGCAAAAATCAAGTCATTGGGTGCCTTTCACGTGCTGGTCCCCATTTTGTTTTCCTCTTGCTGTGACGCATATATGATACTAAATTCCACTATCTGCAGTTTGCCAGTTAGAAAGTGAGAATTGCATCCATGCACACTGCTGCTTTCAGTAAGTCAGAAAAGGTTGTCAGCATTTAGATCCATACTGATACTGCTGCTCATCACTCTGCCAGGAACCTCCTGCAGTAGTCTGTAGTCGGTAAAGAGAAAACACCACTTTGTCTATCTACTGTGCATAGCTTTATGAAGAGAATCTATCAGCAACTGAGGATAAGTTTATGAGTCCTATGGTGCCTTTACACTGATTTTGCCATTTTACTATTTTAGCTGCTATGCACATATGACATTCATGTTGGTTCTTCTCATAACACTAGGTGTCAATATGCTGTAGCTTTCCGTCTGTATATACTCGCTCTATTTCACATTTTGAATTTTCTAGAAAATTGCTTTTATCATGTCATTTCAACTTTTTTTTAGAGAGTCAAATCGTCTCAAGTTTGATCAGATTTATATAACAAAACAATAGCAGTTATGATACCAAATAAGTATTATTAGATTCTTTATTAATTATATTCTTTTATAGTATACCTATTTAATGTTATAAATCTTTGCAATTCTCTCTGTAGTTTCCATCAAACTTGAGACAGTTTTGAACTCTCTAATAAAGTTGGAATGACTTGTAATTTGAAGTGGAAGGAGTATCTAAACATAGCGTATATGTAATGTATAGTAAAAGTTATATATCCAAAAAAAACTCAAATCATCTTTTGATTTGAAAATATAGTGAGTAGTAACATTTATGCACGTACCTCGAGGGGAGGAAAAAAAACAGGGAATACTGAATTAACACAAGGGGCAAGCCCATAGTAGCAGTTTAACTAAAGTGGCCGAGATCATTGTACATACTGGAGGAATCAGCATGCTTATTTTGGACCTACATGTACTTTTCCCTAGAGTCCACATGAGATGGGTTCTAGAATTCTGGATTGTTTATATCTGTATTTCTAGACATGATGTCCAGTAATCCAACTACCTGGCTTGATGTAATGACTTCTTCAATCATCGAGTATAGATTGCACTTTTCACTAAACCACTTATCTCTGTGTTTTCTGCACATGTTCAGCGATCCGATTGCCTTGCCTGACTCAAGCATTCAGTGCAGATTGCACTTTTCGCTAAAGTTAAGTAGCTTTCAAGCCAGCCACACTTATTATTGTCCTTGGACCCTTTTGCAGAGACATGTATGGAGACGACGAGCCTTCACGCCAACCAGAAAGGAGCAATGAGGCTGCCGGCGCTTACGCACAGGCATGCATAGATGTTGCCACAGAATTGAACCATCCAGTTATAGACATCTGGACCAAGATGCAGGAATTTCCAGACTGGCAAACATCTGCATTGAGGTAAGCAAGCATATATTCCGATTACGTCTGTGACCAATGCAAGATCCGGATGCGCTAAATGGGCAGTGGTTATTTCTCTACCCTTGCATTGTGTTATCAGCTTCCTTCCTTACCTTGCTGGTTCTGGAATAGTCAATCAGATAACGCTTAGTTGCGCATAAAAGCTTGTTACCTATGGGTAGGTTGTTACCTAGAAACTATGCGACTCCCGTCTCTGAAATATGAAATCTGAAGTGGAGTGAAGATGTTGTGCAGATTATTTGTTGGACGTGATCCACTGTTGTGCAGATTATTTGTCCCAGTGCTAGAGTTCAAGGAACACAACCTCAATCTGGTAGTAGGGCCAATTAACATTACGTACCTGAATATTAGTATGAGATAAAGGCATTCCATGTTTTTTTTTGCGATACATTGCATAGCCTTGTTTTTTTTTTCTCTAAAGCTTCTGCTGTGTCGAATAAATTTTTGCATCTTCAGTCGGAAAGAAGACGCATAGTTACTCATTTTTGTGTGTCTAGTTTTAAAACTGGTCACAGTTTATTTTCCTTCAGAGTGATGTTATGTACCGGCCGGTAGCACGTGGACCGTCCCTAGCTTTCTTGTGCAATTGTAGGCTTAATTAAGGCTTCAGGCACTGGTGTTTTTGTATTTGTAACGAATACTTGCTAATGCTGGGTCGTTTCTAATCTTTTCTCTACCTGGAAAATAATCGTGGCTAGCTCTAAACCGGCAGTGAATGCATTGCGACGTGATCAACAGTCCTGATTGTATTATATCATATCATTAATGTGTACGTATGTATTTTGTTTCGGAAGCCCTAGCTGCCTGTGATAACCATGTGGATGCGACGATGCTATGCAGCGACGGGCTCCACTTCACCCCAGTAGGAAACAAGATCCTGTTCGAGGAGGTGGTGAAGACGCTGGAGACGAGCATCGGTTTCAGCCAGGAGCGGCTCCCGTCGGACCTCCCGCTGTTCCACGAGATCGACCCCAAGGACCCCATGAAAGCCTTCGGAGCTTAGCTTGGGCCTTATCGGAGGAGACGCACGGTCGTTGGATCAGCCACGTCTGCTGCATTTGAGTTCGTCGTCAGTATGCCCGAGGCCTGCTGAGGCCATTACAGGAACAGTGAGCTTTAATAAGCGGTGTTTTCAGTACCGTTTGGTTGTCAGCGCATCACGTGTTGTTGGAACACTGTGGTTGGATAAAAAAATCATACCCTCTCCGTCCGAAATTAAAATTCATTTTACCTTTTTTATAATTCGTACAATAATTAATTAATACatgtgttatatatatatatagattcaTTATTATTTATTTGAATATAAACATAAACATAAAGAACTAGTATTTTAGTACAGACGGAGTAAATGACATAACTGGAACGAAACAGCGAAGGTTTTTTCCCCTTCTTTTTTGTTCGTCGTGGAGCCAGGTCTGACCTGTCGTGCGGAAAAGAAGGGTTGAAAGCTTTTGGGCCACCGAGCGGAGGCCCATGTGAGCATAAAGCTCTGGGGCCAGTGAGCAGAGGAGGCAGGCCCAGGCGCGCCCGGCTCTGCCTTTTGGCTCCTCCTATAAAAGGACATAGGCCGATTACACATTGTGCTAGGCCTAGGCCTGGCTTCGTTTTCACGTTGGGGATGCCGGATGCCTTCTCAAAatcaaaaaaaaaaaagaaagaaagaaagaagaagatGAGAGGCTACGAGTTTTTCTAAAGAAAAAACATATATTTTTTTTGCAAATGCTCCGTGCGTGCGGTACTCCTGCAGAGCTGAGAGCCCGAGAGTGAGAAGCCTGGGAAGTAATAAACAACCCGGTGACGGTGAGCAGCCAGCGCATGATCATCTGGGGATGGGGAGTCCGCTACGACGACATCCTCCACGTCTCGCCTCTGCCTTGCCTCAAGATGCAGAATTTAGCACACCAAGAGTCCAAGACACACACACAACACTCTCTCTCACGCAGTATAATGCAGAAAGAGAAACCACGCTACGTCTGCGCGTGCGTGACTGCTGCTACAGGAGTACTACTGTACAAAAACCGGGTCACGCTTCCCGAGACAGTACCAGTTGCGGTTGCGGGCCCCACAGCGTAGCCCCGGCCCAGCCCGCGTGGGTTACTGATCCCTAGCCTGGCTAGCTACGGCCTAGTAGGAGCGGTGTACGTAGGTTGGTTAATCGAGGGCGTAGTAGTACTAGAAACCGAATCGGATTACATAAACTAAGCGGGCCTGCGCTGTGCGTACGGCAAAGATCTCAAGTAGCCAAACCCAACCGGGCGCGTGATCCTTTTCCTTCTCGTTGCGCGCGCGGCCtggcatggcatggcatggcatgcttccTTACTCCTCGCCTGATCCGGTCCCTCTCCTGCCTTTGTTTCTAAGTCTACTAGAGAAGAGACTATGCAACCCTGTCCTGGACTCCTGGCTGTCCTCAGCAGTCCCGCTGTAGAGTATGGTGAAGAGCACACCTAGACCCATGAGACATTGATTTTAACGCACAACACCGAGGGGTGCCGACGCGACGATAGGCTACATCTCCGTCCCATCGGAACCAAGTGGGAATAAATAGTTATAATGTCATGGTTCTCAATTAATTCTCGAGCTTTGTAATCTTGTTCGACTTTCTGTTCACCAATCCATCACTCACAAAAGAGGTCGACATAGGGTATTACGCACACGTACTGCGGTCAGAATCTCTCTAAACTTCCAGCATGCTCGTTTCCAGTTCCAGTCATGCCCAAGTTAAACGTATCGCTGGCCTACACACTCGTTCTATTGAAACCATTCATCCTTGGTTCTGCCGGGCACACAGAGGGGGGGAAAAGACGCATGTGTGGCAACGGTGCAACCCCACCCCACCCCACCCACGAGGTGACGAGCAGCAGCGAGTGGTGTTGATGCAAGCAGGCGCAGCTACGTACAGCGGGGCACGCCCTCTGCCCATGCATGCGACGACGTGCGCTACAGTTACCCACTGACGATGGCGGTTGCGCAGTACTGCTCCACAGCAACAGCTGTAACTGCTGTTCTCACTCGCGTACGTACCGGCCGGATGCTGCTTGCGTCGTCCCGCTGTCCAAAAAACACGAACGAATGGATCGGACCATGCATGCAGCGAGTCACGAGCCACAGCATCGAACGCTGTCAACAACTCTACACCACGCGAGGATGGCGCCAGCCCGACTGCAGAAAACCTGATGGGAGGAAAGCTTGGAAGCGGAAGCTGATGGAGCTGTGAAGCTGAGAAGGAGCAGCAGAGTTAAGAAGCCGAACTCCAAATATATTGGTGCCAACTGGCTGTAACACAGGGGATGGGTGTATCTCTGGTTGGGGTTTCAGTAGCAAATATAAAAGGCGAACTGCTGCCATTTCTGtaatttggcttttggcttttggtTGTTGAACAAACCCGAACAGACTTGAACCGCAAGGAATAACACCTGTCCACATCGCCAATCCCAGATCGCGAGCTCCTCCCTGTGAACGTGCTAACAGTTGGTATTCGGAGCCAATCTGGATCCTCCTCACGAGTATCACACCAGATTTCAGGCGAAGGCTGGAGGGATGGCGCCGCCGCGGGTTGAGGATTCCTTGGCGCAGTTGGTGGCCAAAATCGACGACGGTAACAAGGATATGAGTCGACGCATGGAGGCAATACAAGCAACGATGGAGAAGATGGAGTCCACGGTTCAGGGACTGGTGGTCGATCGAAGCGAGTTCCAGAAATGGCGGCCAGGAATCGAGAAGAAGGTGGGCGAGATGGCGGACGTGCTGAGTCAGATGCAGCACCAGATGAACAAGACGACATCAAAGGGTACCACGATTCCACCATCTACAACGCTGGGCGCGGTACCAGGGGGTACGGTCGCATCGACAACTTCTTCCACGATCATGGCGTCTATGGAGACGGCGACGGGACCAACTCTGCATCGCACCGCCGATCCATTCCGGAGGCCGATTCCTGAACCAGAGATCCATCGGAATTCCTTACCGATGGGAGGTATGTATACGCCTCAGTAGTTTGCACCTGGGTCGTTCGTACCAAGTCCTATGAGCCAATTTGCGTCCGTAAACTGGTCTCAAGGATCGGGTGTGAATTTGCCTCCAATGAATTTTCCGGTGTTCTATGGATCCAACCCCAAGCTGTGGAAGAGCCGTTGTGAAACTTATTTTGAGTATTATGCTATTCCGGTTGAGATGTGGATACGAATGGCGGTGATGCATTTTGAGGGCTCGGCACTCTATTGGTTGCAGTCCATGGAAGCTAGAACTAGAGAAATGAACTGGGGAGAATTGTGTTTGGCACTAATCACTCGGTTTGGTCGTGATCAGCATAATCTGTTGATTCGACAGTTCTATCATATACATCAAACTGGATCTGTTTCTGATTATATAGAGCAGTTTGATATATTACTGCATCAGCTATTGGCACATGAGAACCAACTGACATCGACCATGGTAACAGCACGATTTGTGGATGGGTTGAGAGATGAGATTAAAATGGTGGTGATCATACAACGTCATGTGGACTTGGATACAGCTTGTTCACTAGCACTGTTGCAGGAGGAGGTGATGACCAGTACAGTACGCAAAGATCAAAGGAAGTTTGATGCCGGATTGTTCAATCGTGCTTCCTCCAAATCGGGACCATTACCACTGCCTTTGCCTCCTGGTCTAGGCAATCGTTCAGCAGGCTTTCCTGTCAAAGGGGAGGACAGCAAGATGGCTGCGCTGAAAGCTTACAGAAAAGCCAAGGGACTATGCTTTAAGTGTGGCGAACGTTGGGTCAACTCCATCGTTGTTCAAACACGGTTCCGTTACAGGTAGTGGAAGAAATGTGGGCATTAGCTGGTTCTGTTGAGGAGCACATGGTGGAAATGGAGGAGTCTGCTCTAGAAGCCAACCAGGAAAGCGTTGAGGCTATCTCTGTCGCAGCTGCCACAGGAAGTGAAGGAAATAAAACCATTCGACTCTGGGCTTCTATACATTGCCAGCAAGTACTTGTATTAGTTGACTCTGGTAGTACTGCTAGTTTTATGGATAGCAACCTGTCAGGAGTGATGACTGAGGTTAGACCACTACAACAGCCCTTGCAGGTGAAAGTGGCAGATGGAAGGAAATTGTGGAGCACTCATATGGTACCTGGGTGCCAGTGGCTATGTGAGGGAACCACCTTTGTCACTGATTTCAAGATATTACCGTTAAGTGGATATGACTTAATAGTGGGCATGGACTGGTTAGAGCAACATAGTCCCATGGCCATTCACTGGGGACACAAATGGTTATCCTTTGTGTACAAGGGGAAACAGATCAAATTACAAGGAGTAAAACCAAAGACCCAATCATGCCCCCTCATCAGTGGCACCCAATTCGAATCCTTGGTTCGACAAGAGGCCATTGAGCAGCTGTTGGAGTTACATACTGAATTTCAACGTGGTCGAGTTGAAACACCTGCAGTGATTACTGAGTTGGTTAACAAGTTCAGTCATCTATTTGAAGAGCCCAAGGGTCTACCTCCAAAAAGATGGATTGACCATGCCATACCACTGCTTCCTGGGGTCCAACCATTCAGGCTACGTCCCTATAGGTATACACCCCAGCAAAAGGACGAAATAGAAAAACAAGTAACAGAGATGTTGAACAGTGGTATTATTCAACACAGCTCCAGTCCATTTGCGTCTCCAATTCTGTTGGTAAAGaaaaaagatggagagtggcggtTGTGTGTGGACTATCGAAGGTTAAATGCTTATACTGTAAAGAACAGATATCCCATGCCTATTTTTGATGAGATCACCGATGAATTGAGTGGAGCTGCAGTGTTCTCTAAATTGGATCACCGTTCCGGGTATCATCAAATTCGGCTCAAGGAAGGAGATGAGCACAAGACAGCGTTCCAGACCCACTATGGCCATTTTGAGTATCGTGTTATGCCTTTTGGTTTAACGGGAGCCCCAGCAACCTTCCAAGAATTCATGAACCATATTCTGGCACCTCTTTTACGAAAGTGTGTGGTTGTGTTCTTAGATGATGTACTAGTTTACAACCCCAATTTGGAGACACATGTGCAACATTTGCAGGCAGTGTTTGAGTTACTCAATGACCACAAATTACATTTGAAAAGATCTAAGTGCTCTTTTGCCCAGGACAAATTGGAGTTCTTGGGTCATGTGGTCAGTGCTCAAGGCATTTCTACCGACCCACATAAAGTGCAGGTGGTCCAAAACTGGCCAGTGCCTACTTGTGTCAAGGAACTTCGCAGTTTCTTAGGCATGGCAGGGTATTATAGGAAGTTTGTGTGACACTTTGGTATTATAAGCAAGCCCTTGACTGACTTGTTACGAAAAGATACCGTGTTTGCGTGGACTTCGGTTACACAACAGTCATTTGACACTCTGAAATCCACACTGGCGCAAGCTCCTGTGTTGGGTATTCCAGATTTTAACAAAGTTTTTACTATCGAAACTGATGCTAGCAGCATTGGCATTGGGGCAGTGCTACAACAGCAAGGGCATCCACTTGCGTACATTAGCAAAGCACTAGGACCAAAGAATTTGGGGCTGTCCATATACGAAAAGGAATGTTTGGCAATTCTTTTTGCGGTGGATCACTGGCGTCCATATCTTCAGCATGGGGAATTTTTGATAAAAACAGACCAACAGAGCTTAATTCATCTTGATGATCAAAGAGTGTCTACTGCCTGACAGCAGAAGGCTCTTACAAAGCTATTGGACTTGCAATACAAAATCATATACAAAAAAGGGATTGACAACAAGGTGGCTGATGCGTTGTCAAGGCGCCCGGGATTGGAACGAGATGCACCTCAGGTACAACTGAATCAGATAGCTGTTTCCACGGTGGTTCCTAGTTGGCTAGTGCAAGTGGTGCAAGGATACGAGAAGGATCCGAAGACTAAAGAATTGTTGCAAATCTTAACTACTGGAAGTGATCATGGTGCCTATAGTCTTATTAATGGGGTAATTCGATACAAAGGTCGAGTTTGGTTAGGAGCTAACACGGAGTTACAACAGACTGTTTTATCAGCATTACACGACAGTGCTGAAGGGGGCCATTCTGGTTTTCCAGTGAC
This genomic window contains:
- the LOC100286087 gene encoding GDSL esterase/lipase At5g45920 codes for the protein MRPRLVLFGDSITELSFASGGWGAALTDRFARQADVVLRGLSGYNTRWALKVLPRAMEGAAGAGAGADPAAVTVFFGANDASLPDQVQAHQHVPLKEYQSNLRAICAYFKERWPSTAVILITPPPIYEPARIRDMYGDDEPSRQPERSNEAAGAYAQACIDVATELNHPVIDIWTKMQEFPDWQTSALSDGLHFTPVGNKILFEEVVKTLETSIGFSQERLPSDLPLFHEIDPKDPMKAFGA